One part of the Ornithodoros turicata isolate Travis chromosome 2, ASM3712646v1, whole genome shotgun sequence genome encodes these proteins:
- the LOC135384059 gene encoding signal recognition particle 19 kDa protein-like, whose protein sequence is MAAAYFASRNHSERERWISIYPAYINSKKTIAEGRRLPRDKCVENPTYQEIRDVLDSKGFQVGVENKLYPREQNKDSVTFRGRIRVQLKNDDSTPVNANYPTRKALMMCVCEMIPKLKSRTQRQGGGDSTQGQAAQASKKGGGGKGNKKGKR, encoded by the exons ATGGCAGCCGCCTACTTCGCGTCAAGGAATCATTCAGAGAGGGAAAG GTGGATTTCCATCTATCCGGCCTACATAAATAGCAAGAAAACCATTGCAGAAGGAAGGAGGCTACCACGTGACAAG TGTGTGGAAAATCCAACTTACCAAGAGATCAGAGATGTCTTGGACTCAAAGGGGTTTCAAGTTGGAGTTGAG AACAAGCTGTATCCAAGAGAACAGAACAAGGACAGCGTGACGTTTCGTGGCAGAATCCGTGTACAGCTAAAAAATGATGACAGCACACCGGTCAATGCCAACTACCCAACAA GAAAGGCGCTAATGATGTGCGTATGTGAAATGATTCCCAAGCTCAAATCTCGAACACAGAGGCAAGGAGGCGGTGACTCAACGCAGGGGCAAGCAGCACAAGCCAGCAAGAAGGGTGGAGGTGGCAAAGGAAATAAGAAGGGCAAGCGATAA
- the LOC135386158 gene encoding proteasome subunit beta type-4-like, with product MAFDMSVLPGSGSFGFHGNHTPATNLYEMGGRQRTLFPMTTATSVLGLKFDGGVIIGGDILGSYGSLARFRNCPRLLKVNDQIIVGSSGDYADFQFLKGVIEQKIIGDECLNDGFKMKPRSLYSWLTRVMYNRRSKFDPLWNTFVVAGLEDGVPFLGHVDLRGTAYEAYSIATGYGGYIAQPLMAEAYESKGGHLTKEEAREVLVKCLRILFYRDSRAFNKYQIGTVTSEGVSIEGPFELDTNWESATFYKQAA from the exons CCGGCAGTGGCTCTTTCGGATTTCATGGAAACCACACTCCAGCAACAAACTTGTACGAGATGGGAGGACGTCAGAGAACGCT ATTCCCTATGACCACTGCCACTTCTGTACTCGGCCTGAAGTTTGACGGAGGTGTCATTATTGGCGGTGACATCCTTGGTAGCTACGGATCCCTCGCCCGCTTCAGAAATTGCCCTCGACTTCTAAAAGTCAATGATCAGATCATTGTTGGATCAAGTGGAGATTATGCAGATTTCCAATTTCTGAAGGGTGTTATCGAGCAGAAAAT TATCGGCGATGAATGCCTCAACGACGGGTTCAAGATGAAGCCGAGATctctctactcctggctcacTCGGGTTATGTACAACAG GCGGTCCAAATTTGATCCTTTGTGGAACACATTTGTTGTTGCGGGATTAGAAGACGGAGTTCC GTTTCTTGGCCATGTTGATCTTCGTGGAACAGCATATGAGGCGTACAGCATAGCCACAGGTTATGGCGGTTACATTGCCCAG CCACTTATGGCGGAGGCCTACGAAAGCAAAGGAGGGCACCTAACAAAAGAGGAGGCTCGTGAGGTTCTCGTCAAGTGCCTGAGGATTCTCTTTTACAGGGACAGCCGTGCCTTTAATAAG TATCAAATTGGCACGGTTACCTCTGAAGGCGTTTCAATCGAGGGTCCCTTCGAGTTAGATACCAACTGGGAGTCAGCTACCTTTTACAA GCAGGCCGCTTGA